Proteins encoded by one window of Paenibacillus urinalis:
- a CDS encoding peptidase G2 autoproteolytic cleavage domain-containing protein translates to MLCNSQAIGTCSTAEGTNTVAIGSSSHTEGLDTTATQTAAHAEGYLTQALADASHAEGGASIASGLYSHAEGEQTVAGAEAAHAEGYFTSASGSASHAEGGGTMARALYAHAEGQATIADGDNSHAEGFLTSAIEQNSHAEGGLTIAAGINAHAEGELTIASGLNSHAEGLETTASGQAAHAEGENNTASGRASHTEGNLNLASGAFTHAEGQRTVASGDQSHAEGNQSISSGQAAHAEGAITTAGGLASHSEGVNTMADSNYAHAEGQSTSTNGLEGVHIMGRFGAANEQEYSWYLANGTSAEAPGLAAKILSNGDVRIDGTVSSPAADYAEMFETVDGQPIEPGYFIALEGDRVRTARPGDRYILGVSSAVPAYLADSGEMGWQGRYVTDEWGRTKYHEVTVPALLDKQGAVLAPERTELQPMLNPAWNPKQAYIPRMQRPEWVAVGMLGKLRVRDDGSCKPGELCNVGQNGIATASTEGYYVLRRTGESQVMVLIGKVF, encoded by the coding sequence ATGTTGTGCAATTCACAAGCGATAGGAACCTGTTCCACAGCGGAAGGAACCAACACGGTGGCAATCGGCAGCTCATCCCATACGGAAGGACTGGATACGACAGCAACACAGACGGCGGCCCACGCGGAGGGATACTTAACGCAGGCGCTAGCAGATGCCTCACATGCAGAGGGAGGAGCATCCATCGCATCCGGTCTATATTCACATGCGGAAGGGGAGCAGACCGTAGCGGGTGCAGAGGCAGCCCATGCTGAAGGATATTTTACGTCTGCATCTGGATCGGCTTCGCACGCGGAGGGCGGCGGTACCATGGCGCGTGCGCTCTATGCTCATGCCGAAGGTCAAGCTACCATTGCAGATGGAGATAACTCACATGCTGAGGGATTTCTTACATCGGCAATTGAGCAAAACTCCCATGCCGAAGGCGGACTCACGATCGCAGCTGGCATTAACGCGCACGCGGAAGGTGAATTGACGATTGCGAGCGGACTTAATTCCCATGCCGAAGGACTGGAGACCACCGCATCTGGTCAGGCAGCCCATGCTGAGGGTGAAAACAATACAGCCAGCGGAAGAGCCTCCCACACTGAGGGGAACCTGAATCTCGCCAGCGGTGCTTTTACTCATGCGGAGGGGCAGCGTACCGTGGCGAGTGGCGACCAGTCTCATGCGGAGGGTAATCAGAGTATATCAAGCGGTCAAGCGGCACATGCAGAAGGAGCGATCACCACAGCTGGAGGACTTGCTTCTCATTCAGAAGGGGTCAACACGATGGCTGACAGCAACTATGCTCATGCCGAAGGGCAGAGTACTTCCACGAATGGTCTTGAAGGTGTCCACATCATGGGAAGATTCGGAGCAGCCAATGAGCAGGAGTACTCTTGGTATCTGGCGAATGGGACAAGCGCTGAAGCGCCTGGGCTGGCTGCCAAGATATTAAGCAATGGAGATGTAAGAATCGACGGGACCGTCAGCAGTCCGGCTGCAGATTATGCCGAAATGTTCGAGACGGTAGATGGACAGCCCATCGAGCCTGGTTATTTTATTGCTCTGGAAGGGGATAGGGTCAGAACTGCACGTCCGGGAGATCGATACATCTTGGGTGTGAGCAGTGCGGTGCCTGCTTATCTCGCAGACTCAGGTGAAATGGGCTGGCAAGGAAGATATGTGACGGATGAGTGGGGAAGAACAAAGTATCATGAGGTCACCGTGCCTGCTCTATTGGACAAACAAGGAGCCGTCCTCGCTCCCGAGCGAACAGAGCTTCAGCCCATGTTGAACCCTGCCTGGAATCCGAAGCAAGCGTATATTCCTAGGATGCAAAGACCCGAGTGGGTTGCCGTCGGCATGCTGGGCAAGCTGCGGGTCAGAGATGATGGATCGTGCAAGCCAGGCGAGCTATGCAACGTAGGTCAGAATGGTATCGCAACCGCTTCGACAGAAGGCTATTATGTGCTACGGAGAACAGGAGAGAGCCAGGTGATGGTGCTGATCGGGAAGGTCTTTTAG
- a CDS encoding NUDIX hydrolase: MMQQFKTLSGPIHWGVVTAHLNIEQEPDESLISNISIIPVVGDQYVVMQLEDGRWELIGGTLEPGEHYMDGLRRELMEEIGAELVSYQPFGHFQCSSMAEAAYRPHIPHPNFIRLLGYGEVKIVAKPLNPEDGEQVSLVELVDIDEAVRRFESIKRYDIAEMYRLAHIMRVGK, translated from the coding sequence ATGATGCAGCAGTTCAAGACACTGAGCGGACCGATCCATTGGGGAGTGGTAACGGCTCATCTGAATATAGAACAGGAACCCGATGAATCGCTGATCAGCAACATCAGTATCATTCCAGTCGTTGGTGATCAGTATGTCGTCATGCAGCTGGAGGATGGCAGATGGGAGCTGATCGGTGGTACACTTGAGCCTGGTGAACACTATATGGATGGCTTAAGGCGGGAGCTGATGGAAGAGATCGGGGCGGAGCTAGTATCCTATCAGCCGTTTGGTCATTTTCAGTGCTCCTCAATGGCTGAAGCTGCCTATCGCCCGCATATCCCGCATCCGAATTTTATTCGTCTACTAGGATATGGTGAAGTGAAGATAGTCGCCAAGCCGCTAAATCCCGAGGATGGAGAGCAGGTATCTCTGGTGGAGCTCGTAGATATTGATGAGGCGGTAAGAAGATTTGAGTCGATCAAGCGGTATGATATCGCGGAAATGTATAGGCTTGCCCATATAATGAGGGTGGGGAAGTGA
- a CDS encoding GNAT family N-acetyltransferase, whose product MKIDFATEADYTYIADRDQHISKVLIASKIRDKEILMLRHSSEVIGWMRYGYFWDNTPFMNLIWLDEPYRGKGYGKETVLYWEQLMRQQGYATVMTSTQSNEDAQHFYRKLGYKDAGCLMQENDPMEILFTKKL is encoded by the coding sequence ATGAAGATTGATTTTGCAACAGAGGCGGATTATACATACATAGCAGATCGAGATCAACATATCTCTAAGGTGCTTATCGCCAGCAAGATTAGAGATAAAGAAATTTTGATGCTAAGGCACTCTTCTGAGGTCATAGGCTGGATGAGGTATGGTTACTTCTGGGATAACACCCCCTTCATGAACTTGATCTGGCTTGATGAACCTTATCGTGGCAAAGGATACGGCAAAGAGACTGTTCTCTATTGGGAGCAGCTTATGAGGCAGCAAGGCTATGCTACAGTAATGACCTCGACCCAATCCAATGAAGACGCTCAACATTTCTACCGCAAGCTAGGGTACAAGGACGCCGGCTGTTTAATGCAAGAGAATGATCCGATGGAGATCCTGTTTACCAAGAAGCTATGA
- a CDS encoding winged helix-turn-helix domain-containing protein — MIQLTKRQTRQFLLLKHGLLGEYKFSGKQGVLDFARQASCIQYDPIDVCGKNAELVLQSRIKGFTKEMLAELLYEDRSLVDYPDKNLSIIPVEDWPYFERFRQAARLHGARYPEMEALTAQVRAHIQNYGALSSNDLKLEGDFSWQSAIHWSSGNNTTRSVLEQMYSTGELIIHHKKGTRKYYDIAKKYIQPNLLNASEPLEDELEHYKWRVLRRIGSVGLLWNRASDAWMNIWGLKTAQRNEVFRQLLQEARIVAVAVEQMKDMLYCLTEDLLLIEDVLQDNEPKLRCELIAPLDNFIWDRRLINELFGFDYTWEIYIPAIKRKYGYYVLPLLYGESFIGRAEIIVERKTGTLIVKNIWYENGVKQTTQLRTALNNCLRRFAIFNGCETISAEI; from the coding sequence GTGATCCAATTGACAAAACGTCAGACACGGCAATTTCTGTTGTTGAAGCATGGGCTTCTAGGCGAATATAAATTTAGTGGGAAGCAGGGCGTATTGGACTTTGCTCGGCAGGCCAGCTGTATTCAATATGACCCCATCGATGTTTGCGGTAAAAACGCCGAACTGGTGCTGCAGTCGCGTATTAAGGGATTTACGAAGGAAATGCTCGCCGAGCTGCTGTATGAGGATAGAAGCCTTGTCGATTATCCTGACAAGAATCTGTCCATTATTCCTGTCGAGGATTGGCCGTATTTTGAGCGGTTCAGACAAGCCGCGAGGCTACATGGCGCACGCTATCCCGAAATGGAAGCGTTGACAGCGCAAGTAAGAGCTCATATCCAAAATTACGGTGCACTAAGTTCAAATGATTTGAAGTTGGAAGGAGATTTCTCTTGGCAATCGGCCATCCACTGGAGCAGCGGAAACAATACAACCCGTTCGGTGCTGGAACAGATGTATTCGACGGGTGAGTTGATTATCCATCATAAAAAAGGAACTCGTAAGTATTACGATATTGCCAAGAAGTACATACAGCCAAATCTGCTGAATGCATCAGAGCCGCTCGAGGATGAGCTTGAGCATTATAAGTGGCGGGTGCTGCGTAGAATCGGCTCTGTTGGTCTCTTATGGAATCGTGCGTCCGATGCATGGATGAATATATGGGGGTTGAAAACGGCTCAGCGTAATGAAGTTTTTCGCCAGCTATTACAAGAAGCACGCATTGTTGCTGTTGCCGTGGAGCAAATGAAGGATATGCTGTACTGCCTTACAGAGGATTTACTACTAATTGAAGACGTTCTGCAAGATAACGAGCCGAAACTGCGTTGCGAGCTTATTGCCCCTCTAGATAATTTCATATGGGACAGAAGACTTATCAACGAATTGTTTGGCTTCGATTACACCTGGGAGATATACATTCCTGCAATCAAACGAAAATACGGCTATTATGTGCTGCCACTATTATATGGAGAGAGCTTTATTGGACGAGCCGAGATCATCGTGGAGCGAAAAACAGGAACACTCATTGTTAAAAACATCTGGTACGAGAACGGTGTGAAGCAAACAACGCAGTTGCGAACAGCCCTGAACAATTGTCTCCGAAGGTTTGCGATTTTCAACGGGTGTGAGACGATTTCGGCAGAGATCTGA
- a CDS encoding aspartyl protease family protein → MKIHLVDGLPIVSLPLSYKNKSTLLNNVLLDTGCSTTIFDTDLVEPIGLDIDFINGTSVRMYGVGGSSELCYQQIVSNLSIGSILLKEFTIQLGLTKEPYGFDAILGVDFFYKYGLKIDFEKLVIS, encoded by the coding sequence ATGAAGATCCATCTTGTAGATGGTCTACCTATTGTTTCACTCCCTCTATCTTACAAGAATAAATCAACCCTTCTTAATAATGTCCTTCTGGATACAGGATGCTCAACAACCATATTTGATACTGATCTTGTTGAACCTATTGGCCTAGACATAGACTTTATCAACGGAACATCAGTTCGGATGTATGGAGTAGGTGGCTCAAGTGAATTGTGTTATCAACAGATTGTCTCTAACCTCTCTATTGGTAGCATCCTGCTCAAAGAATTCACTATCCAACTAGGACTTACCAAAGAACCTTATGGTTTCGATGCTATATTAGGAGTCGACTTTTTTTATAAATATGGGTTGAAAATTGATTTTGAGAAATTAGTTATTTCATAA
- a CDS encoding DUF6933 domain-containing protein, with translation MLALRFTQKLLKDMKTAPVEIEEIDLLFSWHVNILQLRKKHIIFVNDSSRLCLIIDGIRSSQVGKLQEKFIFGLKEYLQLEGLRKSLIDQYFLEAGNVKIGKTNNKSVLGTMNEMTFCCDNVVFEHSYDLSAWLNKMIFKPIDYEEPIKVFKKEIERRYS, from the coding sequence ATGCTAGCGCTTAGATTTACTCAAAAACTATTAAAAGACATGAAAACGGCTCCAGTTGAAATCGAGGAGATCGACCTATTATTTAGCTGGCATGTAAATATCCTACAACTAAGAAAAAAACACATCATATTTGTCAATGACTCCAGTCGATTATGTCTAATCATTGACGGTATTAGGAGTTCTCAAGTCGGAAAGCTGCAGGAAAAATTCATTTTTGGACTCAAAGAGTATTTACAGTTAGAAGGACTAAGAAAAAGTTTAATTGATCAATATTTTTTGGAAGCAGGAAACGTTAAGATTGGAAAAACAAATAACAAGAGTGTTCTTGGGACCATGAATGAAATGACCTTTTGTTGTGACAATGTAGTGTTTGAGCATTCATATGATCTTAGTGCCTGGTTAAACAAGATGATCTTTAAACCCATTGATTATGAAGAACCTATAAAGGTATTCAAGAAAGAAATTGAACGAAGGTATTCATAA
- a CDS encoding 2'-5' RNA ligase family protein, producing MYGVVLHFDSETNHKINNLWGELNEEGISSYANEIENRKPHLTIADYSDLEESSFKNRFCEYYDSTPRLCLTFSMLGTFIKSGALFLSPNPTMELLELHFNHHHHFKEYNVFSNSTYNPEKWIPHCTIANRLSDQRLLEALQYSTKRLERIQAEVQEISLIKLQYKDNKRVVETILSKELT from the coding sequence TTGTATGGGGTAGTGCTTCATTTTGACTCAGAAACAAATCATAAAATCAATAATCTATGGGGGGAATTGAATGAGGAAGGTATATCTAGCTATGCTAACGAAATAGAGAATAGAAAGCCACATCTAACCATAGCTGATTATTCAGATTTGGAAGAGTCTAGTTTCAAGAATAGGTTCTGCGAATATTACGATTCAACTCCAAGGCTCTGTCTAACCTTTAGCATGTTGGGGACGTTCATAAAAAGTGGAGCTTTATTCTTATCTCCGAATCCAACAATGGAATTGCTAGAACTTCACTTCAATCATCATCATCACTTCAAGGAATATAATGTATTCTCCAATTCAACGTACAACCCTGAAAAATGGATACCTCACTGTACAATTGCAAACCGATTAAGCGATCAGAGGTTATTAGAAGCATTACAATACAGTACAAAAAGATTAGAGAGAATACAAGCCGAGGTGCAAGAAATATCACTTATCAAGTTGCAGTATAAGGACAATAAAAGAGTAGTTGAAACCATACTTAGTAAGGAACTTACATAA
- a CDS encoding HIT family protein — protein sequence MKHNFLSDPIGFADRGENPTVITKMKSGYAVIGLTQFLPGYCLLIRAPKVNELTDLEYGDRNDFLLDMSLLGDALKEVCKPKRINYSIYGNEAPFLHAHVFPRYEWEPEYNRRNPVWTYPETNWTDDQYQWNEETHRDLLLNIKMVLGKRMLSAY from the coding sequence ATGAAGCATAATTTTCTGTCAGATCCTATAGGTTTTGCAGATAGAGGTGAAAATCCTACTGTCATAACCAAGATGAAATCAGGCTACGCTGTTATCGGATTGACCCAATTTTTGCCGGGGTATTGTTTGCTTATTCGAGCACCGAAAGTGAATGAGCTTACAGATCTAGAGTACGGAGATCGTAATGATTTTTTACTTGATATGAGTCTATTAGGAGATGCTCTGAAAGAAGTATGTAAACCAAAGAGAATCAATTATTCAATTTATGGTAATGAGGCTCCATTCTTACATGCTCATGTATTTCCGAGATATGAATGGGAACCGGAGTACAATCGAAGAAACCCTGTATGGACCTATCCGGAAACAAATTGGACGGATGATCAATACCAATGGAATGAAGAGACTCACAGAGATTTATTGTTAAACATAAAAATGGTTTTGGGAAAAAGAATGTTAAGTGCTTATTAA
- a CDS encoding histidine phosphatase family protein has translation MITTIYMVRHAESPYDDGNERTRGLTAKGKMDVDKVTKILIGEGIDIIISSPYSRAVLSVEGLAEHLNLEIETFEDLRERHFASGEIIDLMSNIRHHFYNFEYTLPGGESNADCQNRSVSVLNTILKQHQGKKIAIGTHGLVMTLMMNYFDSNYGLEFLDQLKKPDIYKMQFEGLELKEVIRMWHE, from the coding sequence ATGATTACCACTATTTATATGGTTAGACATGCCGAATCACCTTATGACGATGGAAATGAAAGAACAAGAGGGCTTACTGCAAAGGGTAAAATGGATGTTGATAAAGTAACAAAGATACTTATTGGTGAAGGAATAGACATCATAATCTCAAGTCCCTATTCTCGAGCAGTATTGAGTGTTGAGGGATTGGCTGAACACTTAAACTTAGAGATAGAAACATTTGAAGATCTCAGGGAACGCCACTTTGCTTCAGGAGAGATTATTGATTTGATGTCTAATATTAGACATCACTTTTACAACTTTGAATATACCTTACCAGGTGGCGAGTCAAACGCAGATTGTCAGAATAGATCAGTTTCAGTACTTAACACCATATTAAAACAACACCAAGGGAAGAAAATTGCAATTGGAACACACGGTCTTGTAATGACATTGATGATGAATTATTTTGATTCAAATTATGGCTTAGAATTCTTAGATCAATTAAAGAAACCAGATATCTATAAAATGCAATTTGAAGGCCTAGAATTAAAAGAAGTGATAAGAATGTGGCATGAATAA
- a CDS encoding GNAT family N-acetyltransferase: MNLDDNPIAVKIRNLRADDYNCVLNWSKDDSFCSANGWEKDRNPQELYIWWLKCVNNVADDFIRMGIEFNKRLIGYADLACIKNNSAELGIAIGESTLWGKGLGSHSAKSMIDHASKKLGITVFNAETHDSNIRSRKMLERIGFKEISRIGSEEYLGVDSQLIQYRLNLRN, encoded by the coding sequence ATGAATCTAGATGACAATCCAATAGCGGTAAAAATAAGAAATTTAAGAGCAGATGATTATAACTGTGTTCTGAATTGGAGTAAGGATGACTCTTTTTGTTCAGCAAACGGATGGGAAAAAGATAGAAACCCACAAGAATTATATATATGGTGGCTGAAATGTGTAAATAATGTGGCTGATGATTTTATCCGAATGGGAATAGAATTTAATAAAAGGCTCATTGGATATGCTGACTTGGCCTGTATTAAAAACAATTCTGCTGAGTTAGGTATTGCAATTGGTGAAAGTACGCTGTGGGGGAAGGGACTCGGATCTCATTCAGCAAAATCTATGATCGACCACGCTTCTAAGAAATTGGGAATTACCGTCTTTAACGCAGAAACACACGATTCGAATATTAGATCGAGAAAAATGCTTGAGAGAATAGGATTCAAAGAAATTAGTAGAATTGGTAGTGAAGAATACTTAGGAGTGGACAGTCAACTTATTCAATACAGACTTAATTTGAGGAATTAA
- a CDS encoding DUF5412 family protein, with amino-acid sequence MNETDDWLSNEEVQSCKRRISARTLIIAFLFSVLILGTAIYFLLDLGSDVASGMCGNLEIRREGQPDDGAYDIVLFKRDCGATTDYSYQLSVIKKNSTLENTTANIFISDHEFSASWANKNTIEISGISNEVHKKERNYKGINIHYN; translated from the coding sequence ATGAACGAAACAGACGATTGGTTATCAAATGAAGAAGTTCAATCTTGCAAGAGAAGAATTAGTGCTCGTACGTTAATCATTGCTTTCCTCTTCTCTGTACTCATACTTGGTACTGCAATATACTTTTTGCTTGATCTTGGCTCAGACGTTGCCTCCGGAATGTGTGGAAATCTTGAGATTAGAAGAGAAGGTCAACCCGATGACGGAGCTTATGACATCGTACTCTTTAAAAGGGATTGTGGGGCCACAACCGATTATAGCTATCAATTATCAGTAATTAAGAAAAACTCGACATTAGAAAATACAACAGCCAATATTTTTATATCAGATCATGAATTTAGTGCGTCTTGGGCCAATAAGAATACAATTGAGATTAGCGGAATTTCTAATGAAGTACATAAAAAAGAAAGGAATTATAAAGGGATAAATATACATTATAATTAA
- a CDS encoding DUF4188 domain-containing protein produces MSDVIHGRYTAEMEGPFVVFIIGMRINRLLAFHKWVPVAKAMGPMIKELYQNPEIGFMSTEFFWNWRGITLLQYWRTYDQLEKYARGGTHLVEWKKFNQSVGTNGTVGIYHETYMIQPGQYECIYGNMPKFGLAKAGTHMPAVGRMETSRRRMGGDNDPAVPTPRNRQ; encoded by the coding sequence GTGTCGGATGTAATTCACGGTAGATATACTGCTGAAATGGAGGGTCCTTTTGTTGTATTCATTATTGGCATGAGAATAAATCGGCTATTGGCCTTTCATAAGTGGGTTCCTGTAGCAAAAGCAATGGGGCCTATGATCAAAGAGCTATACCAAAATCCGGAGATAGGATTTATGAGTACAGAGTTTTTTTGGAATTGGCGAGGGATTACCTTATTACAATACTGGAGGACGTATGACCAACTTGAGAAATATGCACGGGGAGGAACTCATCTTGTAGAATGGAAAAAATTCAATCAATCCGTGGGGACGAATGGAACGGTGGGAATTTATCACGAGACTTACATGATTCAGCCCGGACAGTATGAATGCATTTATGGGAATATGCCTAAATTTGGTTTGGCCAAGGCCGGAACACATATGCCCGCAGTCGGTAGAATGGAGACCTCGAGAAGAAGAATGGGAGGAGATAACGATCCAGCTGTTCCCACTCCTAGGAATCGACAGTAG
- a CDS encoding DinB family protein: MSYKSILLDQLNACYNDKSWFIPLHEILIDLNTAQAAWETESKQSIWSIVNHLIFWNEKWLERYNAGQFELDSTINNEDTFYVNPHSINDLEWSKSLQRLETVFIDWNRAIEESSDAKLISVIPSYYNAPWWGVVSNLCIHNAYHIGQIMLLKKQLLADSSS; the protein is encoded by the coding sequence GTGAGTTATAAATCTATTCTGTTAGATCAATTAAACGCTTGTTATAACGATAAGAGCTGGTTTATTCCTCTTCATGAGATTCTAATCGACTTAAATACAGCACAAGCTGCATGGGAGACAGAGAGTAAACAATCGATCTGGTCGATCGTGAACCACCTTATTTTTTGGAATGAAAAATGGCTTGAACGATATAACGCCGGACAATTCGAATTGGACAGCACGATAAACAATGAGGATACGTTTTATGTTAATCCACATTCTATAAATGATCTTGAATGGAGTAAGTCCCTTCAGAGGCTTGAAACTGTATTTATAGATTGGAATAGGGCAATTGAGGAAAGCTCGGATGCAAAACTAATATCTGTAATCCCGTCATATTATAATGCTCCATGGTGGGGAGTAGTATCAAATTTATGTATTCACAATGCGTATCATATAGGACAGATCATGCTGCTGAAGAAGCAATTGCTAGCTGATAGCTCGAGCTAA
- a CDS encoding GNAT family N-acetyltransferase, whose product MMTKPISIKILSSYEDVSLLDIEFSKRYPWYTSNDYFSICLEENLEGKRVTLLAYYEDTLAGCCHLLFGSEYPYFKRENIPEINDLNVFQEFRRKGIASVMFDELEGIASKKFKSIGLGVGLYKDYGNAQMMYNKRGYVMDGRGIVYKNMEVKPGHQVTVDDDLLLYLIKDLGE is encoded by the coding sequence ATGATGACAAAACCAATATCAATAAAAATACTTTCAAGTTATGAAGACGTATCCTTATTGGACATAGAATTCTCAAAAAGATATCCATGGTATACCTCGAATGATTATTTTTCTATTTGTTTAGAAGAGAATTTGGAAGGTAAGAGAGTTACTTTACTAGCTTACTATGAAGATACCTTGGCCGGTTGCTGTCACTTATTGTTTGGATCGGAATATCCCTATTTTAAACGAGAAAACATACCGGAGATCAATGACCTCAATGTTTTTCAGGAGTTTAGGAGAAAGGGAATCGCAAGTGTAATGTTTGATGAGCTTGAAGGAATAGCATCGAAGAAATTCAAATCTATAGGTCTAGGAGTAGGACTATATAAGGATTATGGAAACGCTCAAATGATGTATAACAAGCGCGGATATGTAATGGATGGTAGAGGAATTGTATATAAAAATATGGAAGTAAAACCTGGGCACCAGGTGACAGTTGATGATGATCTGTTGCTGTATTTAATCAAAGATCTGGGTGAATGA
- a CDS encoding putative holin-like toxin, which produces MPMEVKDALSLMLMFGMFIWALLTYMKKK; this is translated from the coding sequence ATGCCCATGGAGGTCAAAGATGCACTTTCCTTAATGCTCATGTTTGGCATGTTCATTTGGGCATTGCTCACCTACATGAAAAAGAAATAG
- a CDS encoding GNAT family N-acetyltransferase codes for MELRLFDRNDLLPCVSTFISVFNQEPWNDEWSSDTAYRYLTDFTNTPGFIGVVAEEGEEIIGFIFGATKHWWSGKELFINEMCVSVQKQKSGVGSALMRFLMEKLESDGVNNITLLTDRGIPAEAFYKKIGFAEIDRLVFLNKNLN; via the coding sequence ATGGAACTTAGATTATTCGATAGAAATGACCTCTTGCCATGTGTAAGTACGTTTATAAGTGTTTTTAATCAAGAGCCGTGGAATGATGAATGGTCATCAGATACTGCATATCGATACTTGACCGATTTCACGAATACTCCTGGATTTATCGGTGTTGTTGCTGAAGAAGGGGAAGAAATTATTGGTTTTATCTTTGGTGCTACAAAGCATTGGTGGAGTGGAAAAGAGTTATTTATCAACGAAATGTGTGTCAGTGTACAGAAGCAGAAATCCGGTGTAGGATCAGCCCTTATGAGATTCTTAATGGAAAAGCTTGAATCAGATGGAGTAAATAACATAACGTTGTTAACGGATCGTGGTATTCCTGCTGAAGCATTCTATAAAAAGATTGGTTTTGCAGAGATTGATAGACTGGTGTTCCTGAATAAGAACTTGAATTAA
- a CDS encoding excalibur calcium-binding domain-containing protein, which translates to MKKTFAFLLVSTLFIGSVSSAAAKPEVITYKNCTELNKVYKGGVAKSASIKNKGGKTKYKPFVSKELYEANKKSDRDKDFIACEK; encoded by the coding sequence TTGAAAAAAACGTTCGCTTTTTTGCTGGTATCCACTTTATTTATTGGATCCGTTAGTTCTGCCGCTGCCAAACCTGAGGTGATTACTTACAAGAACTGTACTGAGTTAAACAAAGTCTATAAAGGCGGAGTAGCTAAATCTGCTTCAATTAAGAACAAAGGCGGGAAAACTAAATATAAGCCCTTCGTATCCAAAGAGTTATATGAAGCGAATAAGAAAAGCGATCGAGATAAAGATTTTATTGCATGTGAAAAATAA
- a CDS encoding GNAT family N-acetyltransferase, which produces MHIETARLVIREFIRNDWIEVHKYASSSQVTEHTLWGPNNEEETKSYVSHQIAMQQLNERTDYEFAVILKETNQLIGGCGIYIREKNAEIGYCFNSEYWGNGYASEASKVLLKLAFENFNIHRVFATCRPENTGSEKVLRKMGMKMEGHLREHIWAKGKFHDSYLFSILENEYKERVEPFGSRSNS; this is translated from the coding sequence ATGCACATAGAAACTGCAAGATTAGTTATTCGTGAGTTCATCAGGAATGATTGGATTGAAGTACATAAGTATGCATCCAGCTCTCAGGTAACTGAGCATACGCTGTGGGGACCCAATAATGAAGAGGAGACAAAGTCTTATGTAAGTCATCAAATTGCAATGCAACAATTAAATGAGCGAACAGATTATGAATTTGCTGTCATTCTAAAAGAAACAAACCAATTAATTGGTGGCTGTGGAATTTATATCAGAGAGAAAAATGCAGAGATCGGTTACTGTTTTAATTCTGAATATTGGGGCAATGGCTACGCTAGCGAAGCATCTAAAGTGTTGTTGAAACTAGCATTTGAGAACTTCAATATACATAGAGTCTTTGCAACTTGTCGGCCAGAGAATACGGGATCAGAAAAGGTATTGCGAAAAATGGGAATGAAGATGGAAGGTCACTTAAGGGAGCATATATGGGCTAAAGGAAAATTTCATGACTCCTATTTGTTTTCTATCTTAGAGAATGAATATAAAGAGAGGGTTGAACCATTTGGCAGCCGAAGTAACTCATAA